Part of the Natrialbaceae archaeon AArc-T1-2 genome, TGACGGAGCTGGACGTCGACGCCCGCCGTCGGTTCGTCTAAGATCAGCAGATCGGGTTCGGTGACGAGCGCCCGGGCGAGCAGCAGGCGGCGTTTCATCCCACCCGAGAGCCAGTCGAACCGTTCGTCTCGCTTGTCGTAGATGCCGACCCGCTGTAAGACCTCGTCCGCTCGGTCGGCGGCTTCCGCCTTCGGAATCCCGTGATAGCCGGCCTTGTGGATCAACACCTCTCGAATCGGGAAAAACCGATCCACGTTGAACTCCTGAGGGGCGACGCCGATCGCGTCCCGGACCTGCCGGTACTCGTCTTCGACGTCGTGACCGAAGACGGACGCCTCGCCGCCGCTTTTCCGGACCAGCCCGACGAGGGTGTTGATAAACGTCGTCTTGCCGGCGCCGTTTGGCCCGAGCAGACCGAAGAACTCGCCTTCCTTGACGGTCAAATCGAGCCCCGACAACGCCTGGAGATCGCCGTACTCCTTGACGAGGTCTTTCGTTTCGATGGCCGGTGGCATTCAATCGTTGGTCGGCCACGACGGCGGTTAAGGATGTTGGACTCGGCATTCGGTGTGTCACCCGTCGTCGATTCGCACTTCGTCGCCGACCTCGACATCCGTCTCGTTCGTGTAGCTACGTGGCACCTCGAGCACCCACTTCGCCCGACCCGAGTACCGGAGCTCCTCGCCGTCCTCGCCGGGCTCCGGTGCGCGTGCGTGATGGATCGTCGTGATCTCGCCGTCCGCACCGATGAAGACG contains:
- a CDS encoding ABC transporter ATP-binding protein translates to MPPAIETKDLVKEYGDLQALSGLDLTVKEGEFFGLLGPNGAGKTTFINTLVGLVRKSGGEASVFGHDVEDEYRQVRDAIGVAPQEFNVDRFFPIREVLIHKAGYHGIPKAEAADRADEVLQRVGIYDKRDERFDWLSGGMKRRLLLARALVTEPDLLILDEPTAGVDVQLRHDLWELVTELNEEGTTILLTTHYIEEAERLCDRVAILNEGRKVTVATPDELKTRGTDTVDVTLEPVPETTPALGAYAHETSLAGDRLEVKVDNGSRLAPRLLNDLEADGYEITDLEISRTSLEEIFVDLTEREDRTVTRSSASEADGEESAELEQEGIA